CGCCGCCCAGGCCTTCGCGAAGTTCTCCATCGTCAGCGGCGCCGTCGGCACGAAGTGAGTGGAGAACTCCGCCGGATGAAAGGCCGTCCACACGGCGTAGGCCAGCGGCAGCGCCCAGAGAAAGCCCAGGAGCCACGCGCCGGCCGTCTCGAGTGCGCGGATTCTCATTGATAGTGCACCCGG
This genomic stretch from Candidatus Methylomirabilota bacterium harbors:
- a CDS encoding carbohydrate ABC transporter permease, yielding MRIRALETAGAWLLGFLWALPLAYAVWTAFHPAEFSTHFVPTAPLTMENFAKAWAA